From the Bacteroidales bacterium genome, one window contains:
- a CDS encoding DUF5686 and carboxypeptidase regulatory-like domain-containing protein: MSTNLLLDSHPDTSRFLCFNNDAAFYYFALLTTFVCLYVMKQQAVFKIICLLLVINLPVFVSAQSDKTLITKIMGTVIDASTKIPIPFVNVYFAGSDVQTVTDFDGKYSIETKNAKDSLTAQYMGYVSRKLPVVKNKFQFIDFELQPQSFELAEAVILPGENPAEVLLKKVIQNKENNDIAFLEYYKYEAYTKIQIDANNYTEKFQNSLVMKPFKFVFENSDTSVINGKVFLPVFFSEAVSDIYYRRSPKSYKELIRASKVTGMENKTLSQFFGDTYLKINIYDNYNVLFEKNFVSPIANFGLSYYKYYLIDSNYINNRWCYHIMFKPRRSQELTYTGSLWIHDSTYAVVKVNMRAVKDANINIINEIVFDQEFTFVNDKYWMPIKDNIVADLNITENLSKVMGIYLHKKTSYQNFLVNLPADLSIYKLTDAISITDSAVKLSDDYWEKNRPEELTKEEKRIGKLVDTIQTLKMYKIYKGVSEALLGFGFNVGYIDIGPVLSAYSSNPVEGNRFRIGFRTSSKLSTNFQFITHVAYGDLDDKFKYGASFYYMFRKNPHTLAGVRYRNDIEQLGQSENAFSEDYFFRSVLARNRSANLTMAQDIMFFVENDWFMGFSNMLYLTYKKFYPISGESVFKYNDNQQVFTKNNITIAEIKLVTHFAYNEKFISGAFRRRSIETKYPVLDVAYVYGMKNVLNSDYEYHKIDISIKQKRINIGSIGWSRCSLNLGKIWGTLPYPLLKIHEGNETYMWDEHSFNTMNYYEFISDQYFSWYYTHHFDGLLFNKIPLLKKLRWREVVYFRGLIGSINNKNKNYSVFPENVYFLNKPYCETGFAIENIFKILRVDGIWRLNYLDHPHTRKFMVMVSLWFNF; the protein is encoded by the coding sequence TTGAGCACCAACTTGCTTTTAGACAGTCATCCCGACACAAGTCGTTTTTTATGCTTTAATAATGATGCTGCATTTTATTATTTCGCTTTGCTTACTACATTTGTATGCTTATATGTTATGAAGCAACAGGCAGTTTTTAAAATCATATGTTTATTACTGGTAATAAATTTGCCGGTTTTTGTTTCTGCTCAAAGCGACAAAACCCTGATTACAAAAATCATGGGAACCGTGATTGATGCAAGCACAAAAATACCAATACCCTTTGTGAATGTATATTTTGCAGGCAGCGATGTGCAAACCGTTACCGACTTTGATGGAAAGTATTCTATAGAAACAAAAAACGCCAAAGATTCTCTCACCGCACAATATATGGGATATGTAAGCCGTAAGTTGCCGGTGGTAAAAAACAAATTCCAATTTATAGATTTTGAACTTCAGCCCCAATCATTTGAACTTGCAGAGGCTGTGATTCTACCTGGAGAAAACCCCGCAGAGGTGTTGCTGAAAAAAGTAATTCAAAACAAGGAAAATAATGATATCGCTTTTCTCGAATATTATAAGTATGAAGCTTATACCAAAATACAAATTGACGCAAACAACTACACGGAAAAATTTCAAAATAGCCTGGTGATGAAACCCTTTAAATTTGTTTTTGAAAATTCCGATACTTCAGTTATTAACGGCAAGGTTTTTTTACCTGTATTTTTTTCCGAAGCAGTTTCTGACATATATTATCGCAGAAGTCCAAAATCTTATAAAGAACTTATCAGGGCAAGCAAAGTTACAGGTATGGAAAACAAAACTTTGTCACAATTTTTTGGGGATACCTATTTAAAAATAAATATTTATGACAACTACAATGTATTGTTTGAAAAAAACTTCGTCAGTCCCATTGCCAATTTTGGCCTTTCATATTACAAATATTATTTAATAGACAGCAATTACATTAACAATAGATGGTGCTATCACATTATGTTCAAGCCGCGCCGTTCGCAGGAACTTACCTATACCGGCAGTCTCTGGATACACGACTCAACATATGCTGTTGTTAAGGTAAACATGCGGGCAGTAAAAGATGCTAATATTAATATCATTAATGAAATTGTTTTTGACCAGGAGTTTACCTTTGTTAATGACAAGTATTGGATGCCAATAAAAGATAATATTGTTGCCGACCTGAACATCACAGAAAACCTTAGCAAGGTGATGGGCATTTATCTTCATAAAAAAACATCATATCAAAATTTTCTGGTTAATCTACCTGCTGATTTAAGCATATATAAACTGACTGATGCTATATCTATCACTGACAGTGCAGTAAAACTTTCCGACGATTATTGGGAAAAAAACAGGCCTGAAGAGCTTACAAAAGAAGAAAAAAGAATCGGGAAACTTGTTGACACTATCCAAACCTTAAAAATGTATAAAATTTATAAAGGCGTTTCGGAAGCACTTTTGGGTTTTGGGTTTAATGTAGGATATATTGACATCGGCCCGGTTTTATCTGCATACAGTTCAAATCCGGTAGAAGGTAATCGTTTCAGAATTGGTTTTCGGACAAGCAGCAAATTAAGCACAAACTTTCAGTTTATCACCCATGTTGCTTATGGTGATTTGGATGATAAGTTTAAATACGGTGCCAGTTTTTATTATATGTTTCGTAAAAATCCGCATACACTGGCTGGTGTGCGCTACCGTAACGACATAGAACAACTCGGTCAAAGTGAAAATGCTTTTAGTGAAGATTATTTTTTCCGGTCTGTCCTGGCCCGCAATCGCTCGGCAAATCTTACTATGGCACAAGATATTATGTTTTTTGTCGAAAACGACTGGTTTATGGGTTTCTCAAACATGCTTTACCTGACATATAAAAAATTTTACCCCATTTCCGGTGAATCTGTTTTTAAGTATAACGACAATCAACAGGTTTTTACAAAAAATAACATTACCATTGCCGAGATTAAACTGGTTACTCATTTTGCTTATAACGAAAAGTTTATTTCCGGGGCTTTCAGGAGGAGAAGCATCGAAACAAAGTATCCGGTTTTGGATGTAGCTTATGTGTATGGCATGAAGAATGTTTTAAATAGTGATTACGAATATCATAAAATTGACATTAGTATAAAACAAAAAAGAATCAATATAGGAAGTATTGGCTGGTCGCGATGTTCCCTGAATCTTGGAAAAATCTGGGGAACGCTACCCTATCCGCTTTTAAAAATTCATGAGGGCAACGAGACGTATATGTGGGATGAACATTCATTCAATACCATGAATTATTATGAATTTATCAGCGATCAGTATTTCAGTTGGTATTATACACATCATTTTGACGGCCTTCTTTTTAATAAAATTCCTTTGCTGAAAAAGCTGAGATGGAGGGAAGTTGTTTATTTCAGGGGCTTGATAGGAAGTATCAATAATAAAAACAAAAATTACAGTGTTTTTCCTGAAAATGTTTACTTTCTTAACAAGCCTTATTGTGAAACCGGCTTTGCTATTGAAAATATCTTTAAAATATTACGTGTTGACGGCATATGGAGGCTTAACTACCTCGATCACCCTCACACGCGTAAATTTATGGTTATGGTTTCTCTGTGGTTTAATTTTTAG
- the lptB gene encoding LPS export ABC transporter ATP-binding protein, with the protein MLLRTDNLVKKYRSRTVVKNVSLEVKQGEIVGLLGPNGAGKTTSFYMIVGLIKPNSGGVFLDEKNITDEPMYRRAQTGIGYLPQEASVFRRLSVEDNVMAVLEFTKLTKIQQKERLETLLNEFGLQQVRKNKGITLSGGERRRTEIARALAMDPKFILLDEPFAGVDPIAVEDIQNIVSKLKIKNIGVLITDHNVHETLSITDRAYLLFEGTILKSGTAEDLANDEHVRKVYLGQNFELRR; encoded by the coding sequence ATGTTATTACGTACCGATAACCTTGTAAAAAAATACCGCTCACGTACAGTGGTCAAAAATGTTTCTTTGGAGGTTAAGCAGGGTGAAATTGTTGGATTACTCGGGCCAAACGGCGCCGGAAAAACAACTTCTTTTTACATGATTGTTGGCCTTATTAAACCCAATTCGGGAGGCGTTTTTCTGGATGAAAAAAATATTACAGACGAGCCTATGTATCGCAGGGCACAAACCGGCATTGGTTATTTGCCACAGGAAGCCTCCGTATTCAGAAGATTAAGCGTGGAGGATAATGTCATGGCGGTCCTTGAATTTACCAAACTAACAAAAATCCAGCAGAAAGAGCGCCTAGAAACGCTTTTAAATGAATTTGGCTTGCAGCAGGTACGAAAAAACAAAGGCATTACTCTTTCAGGAGGCGAACGCCGCCGGACAGAAATCGCCAGGGCTTTAGCAATGGACCCAAAATTTATTTTACTTGATGAACCCTTTGCCGGAGTTGATCCTATTGCTGTTGAAGACATACAAAACATAGTGTCCAAGCTTAAAATAAAAAATATCGGTGTGTTAATAACCGACCATAATGTACACGAAACGCTATCTATAACCGACAGGGCTTATTTACTTTTTGAAGGAACTATTCTCAAATCGGGAACAGCAGAAGACCTTGCAAACGATGAACATGTTAGAAAAGTTTATCTGGGCCAAAACTTTGAATTAAGAAGATAA
- a CDS encoding cytidine/deoxycytidylate deaminase family protein encodes MTEENKKKHIRPSWDDYFMEVADTVAKRATCDRGRSGCVITRDKQILVTGYVGSPMGLPHCDDVGHLFKQLTHEDGHTTNHCMRTVHAEQNAICQAARRGIMLDGATLYCRMTPCRTCAMLIINCGIVRVVCEKKYHAGAESEEMFSMAGVELVYMSEETMKYSNQ; translated from the coding sequence ATGACAGAAGAAAATAAAAAAAAACATATACGCCCCAGCTGGGACGATTATTTTATGGAAGTGGCAGATACCGTTGCCAAGCGGGCCACCTGTGACCGGGGACGAAGCGGATGTGTTATTACCAGAGACAAACAAATTCTTGTTACAGGATATGTAGGGTCGCCAATGGGGTTACCTCATTGTGATGATGTGGGTCATTTATTTAAGCAGCTTACCCATGAAGACGGGCACACAACAAATCATTGTATGCGGACAGTTCATGCAGAACAAAATGCAATATGTCAGGCAGCCCGCCGGGGAATCATGCTTGACGGTGCTACCCTTTATTGCCGAATGACTCCCTGCCGGACATGTGCCATGCTTATTATTAATTGTGGAATTGTCAGAGTGGTTTGTGAAAAAAAATATCATGCAGGGGCAGAGTCTGAAGAAATGTTTTCTATGGCGGGAGTAGAGCTTGTATATATGAGTGAAGAAACGATGAAATACAGCAATCAATAA
- a CDS encoding AAA family ATPase: protein MVIIGITGTLGAGKGTIVDYLVQKKNFVHFSVRFFLTEELEKRKLDINRDNLVAVANDLRAKHSPSYIVEQLFAKAEKNKKNCVIESIRTPGEAYLLKKKGHFILIAVDAPSALRYQRIQLRASATDHVSYHTFIENEKREMTSDDPNKQNLQKCIEMADYKIINEGSIDDLYKQIAVLFKKLKIT, encoded by the coding sequence ATGGTTATTATAGGAATTACTGGAACATTAGGTGCGGGAAAAGGAACAATTGTAGATTATCTTGTACAGAAAAAAAACTTTGTTCATTTTTCTGTACGTTTTTTTTTAACTGAGGAATTAGAAAAAAGAAAACTTGATATAAATCGCGACAACCTTGTTGCTGTGGCTAATGATTTAAGGGCCAAACATTCTCCCTCATATATTGTGGAGCAGCTTTTTGCGAAAGCTGAAAAAAATAAAAAAAATTGCGTGATTGAAAGTATTCGTACCCCCGGAGAAGCATATCTTTTAAAAAAGAAAGGCCACTTTATTTTGATTGCCGTAGATGCACCTTCTGCTTTGCGTTATCAGCGCATTCAGTTGCGTGCTTCAGCAACAGACCATGTTTCCTATCATACATTTATTGAAAATGAAAAACGGGAAATGACCTCGGATGACCCGAACAAACAAAACCTCCAGAAATGTATTGAAATGGCCGACTACAAAATTATTAATGAAGGAAGCATTGATGATTTATACAAGCAGATTGCCGTTTTGTTTAAAAAACTTAAAATCACATGA
- a CDS encoding 4Fe-4S binding protein, which produces MAYKISEDCTACGTCIDECPVEAISEGDIYKIDPEICTECGACADVCPVEAIHPE; this is translated from the coding sequence ATGGCTTATAAAATTTCTGAAGATTGCACAGCATGCGGAACCTGTATTGACGAATGTCCAGTCGAAGCTATTTCTGAAGGAGATATTTACAAAATTGATCCGGAAATTTGTACTGAGTGCGGTGCATGTGCTGATGTATGCCCGGTAGAAGCTATTCATCCAGAATAA